A genomic region of Methanofollis fontis contains the following coding sequences:
- a CDS encoding PRC-barrel domain-containing protein, whose translation MSKIFSRTLARKRVMSNDGMVIGQIKNLMVDLDTGEVIDLIVKPETSFDTSGYRMDGEQMLIPFEAVKDARDYIVVDRYLSKK comes from the coding sequence ATGAGCAAGATTTTTTCCCGCACTCTCGCCCGCAAGCGCGTCATGAGCAATGACGGCATGGTGATTGGACAGATCAAGAACCTGATGGTCGATCTTGACACCGGCGAGGTGATCGATCTCATCGTCAAACCGGAGACCTCATTCGACACTTCTGGATACCGGATGGACGGAGAGCAGATGCTCATACCCTTCGAGGCGGTCAAGGACGCCCGTGACTATATCGTTGTCGACCGTTATCTCTCAAAAAAATAG
- the lysA gene encoding diaminopimelate decarboxylase, with the protein MKMPQHLSVEEGHLNIGGIDTTALAGAYGTPLYVTDLDRITGNYRRFRDCLSERYPQVQVLFAAKANGNLAVMQALAREGAGADVFSSGELDLALRAGMKPELLLFNGSSKSRSDLARAVEAGVRVSVDSLDELTQLDAAAAEAGKTAEIAFRVNPALEVPTHPKIATGLRTSKFGIPAEEISAAYAEALACEHIEPVGIHCHIGSQILEVEPFARAAGVMVDVAREVTDIGVRLRFVDVGGGLGIPYHHDTDPAPTPEEYAAAVMPVFLDGIAECGIDPAFWVEPGRWLVGDSSVLLVGVNSVKRAHRTFVNVDAGFNLLARPTMYDAYHEVIVANRAAEPADGTYTVAGPICETGDLLAQDRPLPAPRAGDLIAVLDAGAYGFSMSSQYNSRPRCAEVAVSGGRHALMRRAESLDDITATMTDPAPLWKR; encoded by the coding sequence ATGAAGATGCCCCAGCACCTCTCGGTGGAAGAGGGACACCTGAACATCGGCGGGATCGACACCACAGCGCTTGCCGGAGCCTATGGCACTCCCCTGTATGTCACCGATCTTGACAGGATCACCGGGAACTACCGTCGCTTTCGCGATTGCCTCTCCGAACGCTACCCACAGGTGCAGGTGCTCTTCGCCGCGAAAGCAAACGGGAACCTCGCCGTGATGCAGGCGCTCGCTCGGGAGGGAGCAGGTGCGGACGTGTTCTCATCCGGAGAACTCGATCTCGCACTCCGGGCCGGCATGAAACCTGAACTCCTCCTCTTCAACGGTTCGTCAAAGAGCCGGTCAGATCTCGCCCGGGCAGTCGAAGCCGGTGTTCGAGTCTCCGTGGACTCGCTCGACGAGCTGACGCAGCTCGACGCCGCCGCGGCCGAGGCCGGAAAGACGGCAGAGATCGCCTTCAGGGTGAATCCTGCCCTGGAAGTGCCGACGCATCCGAAGATCGCCACCGGTCTTCGGACGAGCAAATTCGGCATCCCTGCCGAAGAGATCAGTGCGGCATATGCGGAGGCGCTTGCATGCGAGCATATCGAACCGGTCGGCATCCACTGCCACATCGGATCACAGATCCTGGAGGTCGAACCCTTTGCGCGGGCGGCGGGCGTGATGGTGGACGTGGCGCGCGAGGTCACCGATATCGGTGTCAGACTCCGGTTTGTGGACGTCGGCGGGGGTCTCGGGATCCCCTACCATCATGACACCGATCCCGCTCCCACGCCTGAGGAGTATGCGGCTGCCGTCATGCCGGTGTTCCTGGACGGGATCGCGGAATGCGGGATCGACCCCGCATTCTGGGTGGAACCGGGCCGCTGGCTTGTCGGCGACTCATCAGTCCTGCTCGTGGGCGTGAACTCGGTGAAGAGGGCCCACCGGACCTTCGTCAATGTGGACGCCGGATTCAACCTCCTCGCCCGTCCGACCATGTATGACGCCTACCATGAGGTGATCGTGGCAAACCGGGCGGCAGAACCGGCAGACGGCACCTATACGGTCGCAGGCCCGATCTGCGAGACCGGAGATCTGCTCGCCCAGGACCGCCCCCTCCCCGCCCCACGTGCCGGGGATCTCATCGCCGTCCTGGATGCCGGGGCCTATGGCTTCTCGATGTCCTCCCAGTACAACTCCCGTCCGAGGTGTGCAGAGGTTGCGGTGAGCGGCGGACGCCATGCCCTGATGCGCCGGGCCGAATCCCTTGACGACATCACCGCCACCATGACCGATCCGGCCCCCCTCTGGAAGAGATGA
- the fdhD gene encoding formate dehydrogenase accessory sulfurtransferase FdhD yields MDLYSYTGIQVRNGEIRKVTDDICIESRFDLFLNDEKVTGIVASDEQIRELGAGFVIAEGLCDQISGVVVEGAQIRVTAPVRPGGERVLETSGGTAFVGELPVIATDLTIGIEDVYRMTAAIESEDWRRTGGLHCSVLFCDGELCAKACDVGRHNTVDKVIGHAVLSGLDRSRCVIGCTGRQPSGMVSKAARAGIPIIISRAASTDGGIRTASGSGITLICFSRGDRFTIYTHPERVDGVGR; encoded by the coding sequence ATGGATCTCTACAGCTATACCGGAATACAGGTGAGAAATGGAGAGATCAGGAAGGTGACAGATGATATCTGCATCGAGAGCAGGTTTGATCTCTTCCTGAACGATGAAAAAGTAACCGGCATCGTCGCTTCAGACGAGCAGATCCGGGAACTCGGTGCAGGTTTTGTGATCGCCGAGGGGCTCTGCGATCAGATCAGCGGTGTCGTTGTGGAGGGCGCGCAGATCCGGGTCACCGCGCCCGTCCGTCCGGGCGGAGAACGGGTGCTGGAAACTTCAGGGGGAACCGCATTTGTCGGGGAGCTGCCGGTGATTGCGACCGACCTCACGATCGGCATCGAGGATGTCTATCGGATGACCGCGGCCATCGAGTCCGAGGACTGGCGCCGCACCGGGGGTCTCCACTGCTCGGTTCTGTTCTGCGACGGCGAACTCTGCGCCAAGGCATGTGACGTGGGACGGCACAACACCGTGGACAAGGTGATCGGTCATGCCGTGCTATCCGGGCTTGACCGCTCGCGGTGCGTGATCGGATGCACGGGCCGCCAGCCCTCGGGTATGGTGTCCAAGGCTGCACGGGCCGGGATTCCGATCATCATCTCCAGGGCCGCCTCGACCGATGGGGGGATCAGGACGGCGTCCGGGTCCGGGATCACGCTGATATGCTTCTCCCGTGGTGACCGCTTCACGATATACACACACCCGGAGCGGGTAGACGGAGTGGGACGGTGA
- a CDS encoding DUF1890 domain-containing protein has protein sequence MTDTNTGQKGLILLGCPEAPAQVSLALHLAHGLRSMGLDPVITGNPSSRKLVEMADPDRHYCSGMIDLDACIESMATGEADYVVSFVLIHIESGVSYAGTLSAISQGRVVAVVFGRDADSLADLIDFPCEKVVVATVHKPGPLRAAIAKVMTWDV, from the coding sequence ATGACAGATACAAATACCGGGCAAAAAGGGCTGATCCTTCTCGGTTGTCCCGAGGCGCCGGCACAGGTGAGTCTTGCCCTCCATCTTGCGCATGGTCTTCGGAGCATGGGCCTGGATCCGGTGATCACCGGCAACCCCTCGTCCCGCAAGCTCGTGGAGATGGCGGATCCTGATCGGCACTACTGTAGCGGGATGATAGATCTCGATGCGTGCATCGAGTCGATGGCGACGGGCGAGGCAGACTATGTGGTCTCATTTGTCCTGATCCATATTGAGAGCGGAGTCAGTTACGCGGGAACCCTCAGCGCCATCTCACAGGGCAGGGTCGTTGCAGTGGTGTTTGGCAGGGATGCGGACAGTCTTGCCGATCTGATTGATTTCCCGTGTGAAAAGGTTGTGGTGGCAACGGTTCATAAACCCGGTCCGCTCAGGGCGGCGATTGCAAAGGTGATGACATGGGATGTGTAG
- a CDS encoding presenilin family intramembrane aspartyl protease PSH encodes MDIRNNAPLFAMPVMLLVVEAIAILLALPLQSAGVAAFEDPTSVANPFIFLGILLVFTLLMLLLIRLGGKRVILALIAVSIFFTFYYVFWTFSSLLAGPGLYGVIGALCMAAGATALLFLYPEWYVIDGLGLLIAGGVASIFGISLAVLPVVILLTLLAVYDALSVYRTKHMITLAEGIIDMKTPILFVIPKRMDYSYRREGMDLAEKKEERGAFIMGMGDLIMPSILVVSAQVFLPGAAIGPLSIPSIGAIVGSIAGMALLLHFVLSGKPQAGLPPLNGGAILGFLIGCALSGSWGWLTIL; translated from the coding sequence ATGGATATCAGGAATAACGCCCCCCTCTTTGCGATGCCGGTCATGCTTCTTGTGGTCGAGGCGATCGCGATCCTTCTCGCTCTCCCCCTGCAGTCTGCAGGCGTCGCCGCCTTCGAAGACCCGACATCGGTTGCAAATCCATTTATCTTCCTGGGGATCCTGCTCGTCTTCACCCTGCTCATGCTCCTGCTGATCAGGCTGGGCGGGAAGCGGGTGATCCTTGCACTGATAGCAGTCTCGATATTTTTCACCTTCTACTACGTCTTCTGGACATTCTCAAGCCTTCTGGCAGGGCCCGGCCTCTATGGTGTCATCGGGGCACTCTGTATGGCCGCGGGAGCAACCGCCCTCCTCTTTCTCTACCCGGAATGGTATGTGATCGACGGCCTCGGTCTTCTGATTGCAGGGGGGGTCGCCTCGATCTTCGGGATATCGCTTGCTGTCCTGCCGGTGGTCATCCTTCTCACGCTGCTCGCCGTCTATGACGCCCTCTCAGTCTATCGGACAAAACACATGATCACCCTGGCCGAAGGGATCATCGACATGAAGACCCCCATCCTGTTTGTGATCCCGAAACGCATGGACTACTCCTACAGACGCGAGGGGATGGACCTTGCCGAGAAAAAAGAAGAGCGAGGGGCCTTCATCATGGGGATGGGGGACCTGATCATGCCTTCCATTCTGGTGGTATCCGCGCAGGTCTTTCTTCCCGGAGCAGCGATTGGACCACTCTCAATCCCTTCAATCGGGGCAATCGTAGGTTCAATCGCCGGTATGGCGCTGCTCCTTCACTTTGTGCTCTCAGGGAAGCCTCAGGCCGGTCTCCCGCCCCTCAATGGTGGTGCCATCCTCGGTTTCCTCATCGGGTGCGCACTGAGCGGGAGCTGGGGATGGCTCACGATACTGTGA
- a CDS encoding NOG1 family protein, whose amino-acid sequence MEFERIPTVPTADEVLDRSFRRAAAKMRKKANKDRANEEFVRAVSSAVHDRLVHVIQSFPVFEAQPPFYRDTVEALFGIERLRMALGNVGWAAMHTKRMGFEHGGRRIRRAEDTAAMRKRAVARIASIVHQIDRDLRFLNDARNVLRKLPDVRDDEFTVVIAGYPNVGKSSFIRQVSSAAPEVASYPFTTKGVIVGHRYEGRHRIQFLDTPGLLNRPEEERNAIEEQAISAIVHTADLILFILDPSEYCGYPIEDQYRLLSIIEKMAEVPMIVVDNKADITSTGDRPAMSTATGEGVEGMLDLIRSQYREPSPAPAQCAPDEETEDGTTIEGRETGLRLP is encoded by the coding sequence TTGGAGTTTGAACGGATTCCGACCGTGCCAACGGCCGACGAAGTACTGGACCGGAGTTTCCGACGTGCCGCCGCGAAAATGCGAAAAAAGGCCAACAAGGATCGCGCCAACGAGGAGTTTGTCCGGGCGGTCTCGAGCGCAGTCCACGACCGCCTGGTCCACGTGATCCAGTCGTTCCCGGTGTTTGAGGCCCAGCCTCCTTTCTATCGGGACACTGTCGAGGCGTTGTTCGGGATTGAACGCCTGCGGATGGCGCTCGGCAATGTTGGATGGGCGGCGATGCATACAAAGCGCATGGGTTTTGAACACGGAGGGAGGCGGATCCGGCGTGCAGAGGATACGGCAGCGATGCGAAAACGCGCCGTCGCACGGATCGCATCCATCGTCCACCAGATCGATAGGGATCTTCGTTTCCTCAACGATGCCAGAAATGTCCTCAGAAAACTTCCCGATGTCAGGGACGACGAGTTTACCGTGGTGATCGCCGGATACCCGAATGTGGGCAAATCGTCCTTTATCAGGCAGGTGTCATCGGCGGCGCCAGAGGTGGCATCCTACCCCTTCACCACCAAGGGAGTGATCGTCGGGCACCGGTATGAAGGACGCCATCGGATTCAGTTCCTTGACACCCCCGGACTCCTGAACCGGCCCGAGGAGGAGCGCAACGCTATCGAAGAGCAGGCGATCTCGGCCATCGTTCATACGGCGGACCTGATCCTGTTCATCCTTGACCCGAGCGAGTATTGCGGCTACCCGATCGAGGACCAGTATCGCCTCCTCTCAATCATTGAAAAGATGGCGGAGGTTCCGATGATCGTGGTTGATAACAAGGCGGACATCACCTCGACCGGGGACCGTCCTGCCATGTCGACTGCCACCGGCGAGGGTGTTGAGGGGATGCTGGACCTGATCAGATCACAGTATCGTGAGCCATCCCCAGCTCCCGCTCAGTGCGCACCCGATGAGGAAACCGAGGATGGCACCACCATTGAGGGGCGGGAGACCGGCCTGAGGCTTCCCTGA
- the radA gene encoding DNA repair and recombination protein RadA yields MSQGSLDLEDLPGVGPTTADKLREAGYATVESIATASPADLAEAAEIGESTAKKMIKGAREIADIGGFKTGIAVLEDRKEVKKLQTFVPEFDTLLGGGMETKSIIEVYGEFGSGKSQIAHQMAVNSQIPEEFGGLGGSCIYIDTENTFRPERIEQMVDGLEVPGYEVPPFTEFLERIHVAKGYTSDHQMLLVDSARDLCNELKESEYPVRLIIVDSLTAHFRAEYAGRGTLSVRQQKLNRHMYDLAKLAEEYNAVTLVTNQVQSNPGVFFGDPTKPIGGNIVGHAAKFRLYLRKSKGGRRIAKLVDSPNLPDGEAAFVVEMTGLKP; encoded by the coding sequence ATGTCACAGGGTTCTCTGGATCTTGAAGACCTCCCCGGCGTCGGACCGACCACCGCGGACAAACTGCGGGAGGCCGGATACGCCACGGTGGAGAGCATCGCAACCGCATCGCCCGCCGACCTCGCCGAGGCGGCGGAGATCGGTGAATCAACCGCAAAGAAGATGATCAAGGGGGCACGGGAAATCGCCGATATCGGGGGTTTCAAGACCGGCATTGCCGTCCTCGAGGACCGTAAAGAGGTCAAAAAACTCCAGACCTTCGTCCCGGAGTTCGACACCCTCCTCGGTGGCGGTATGGAGACCAAGTCGATCATCGAGGTCTATGGCGAGTTCGGTTCCGGGAAAAGTCAGATCGCCCACCAGATGGCGGTCAATTCCCAGATCCCGGAGGAGTTCGGCGGCCTCGGCGGTTCGTGCATCTATATCGATACCGAGAACACCTTCCGTCCGGAGCGCATCGAGCAGATGGTCGACGGTCTGGAGGTCCCCGGGTATGAGGTGCCGCCGTTCACCGAATTCCTCGAGCGTATCCATGTGGCGAAGGGATACACCTCAGACCACCAGATGCTCCTCGTCGACAGCGCCCGCGACCTCTGCAATGAACTGAAGGAGAGCGAATATCCGGTCAGACTGATCATCGTCGATTCACTGACCGCCCACTTCAGGGCAGAATACGCGGGACGGGGCACCCTCTCGGTGCGGCAGCAGAAGTTGAACCGGCACATGTACGACCTTGCAAAACTGGCCGAAGAGTACAATGCCGTCACCCTTGTCACCAACCAGGTCCAGTCCAACCCCGGCGTCTTCTTTGGCGACCCCACAAAACCGATCGGCGGCAACATCGTCGGTCACGCCGCAAAGTTCAGGCTCTACCTCCGCAAGAGCAAGGGCGGGCGCAGGATTGCAAAACTCGTGGACAGTCCGAATCTACCTGACGGCGAGGCGGCGTTTGTCGTCGAGATGACCGGGCTCAAACCCTGA
- a CDS encoding CBS domain-containing protein, whose translation MDLSLIQKEILITLITLYHRHSRAIKGEEIAEVLKRNPGTVRNQMQSLKALGLVDGVPGPKGGYNPSTSAYTELDLGTYDRDSHVIISRGGMEIPGVNAAEIDFTTLCHPDICHALIKIIGSVKVFEIGDEITIGPTPVNKLMVRGEVFGKDEGQSSLLISIIEMISLPKQSIRHYMSAPLISLPPHATLHDAMRTFAHNHIHGAPVMDGDRLLGIVTLTDIACSYERGTDFSAAVTEVMTHDVVRADADTPFYDVIRRFKEREIGRLIVVDEDRPIGIITQSDIIGVFPAL comes from the coding sequence ATGGATTTGTCTCTCATCCAGAAAGAGATACTCATCACACTTATCACCCTCTATCATCGCCACTCACGCGCCATCAAGGGCGAGGAGATTGCCGAAGTCCTGAAACGCAACCCCGGGACGGTCCGAAACCAGATGCAGTCACTCAAGGCCCTGGGCCTTGTGGACGGCGTGCCGGGGCCGAAGGGTGGTTATAACCCCTCCACCAGTGCCTACACCGAACTCGATCTCGGCACGTATGATCGGGACTCCCATGTCATCATCAGCCGTGGGGGCATGGAGATACCGGGCGTGAACGCTGCGGAGATCGACTTCACCACCCTCTGCCACCCGGATATCTGTCATGCCCTCATCAAGATCATCGGCAGCGTGAAGGTCTTTGAGATCGGTGACGAGATCACCATCGGACCGACGCCGGTGAACAAACTGATGGTGAGGGGAGAGGTGTTTGGCAAGGATGAAGGACAGAGTTCGCTCCTTATCTCTATTATTGAGATGATCTCCCTCCCGAAACAGTCCATTCGCCACTATATGAGTGCACCTCTCATCTCCCTCCCGCCGCATGCCACGCTTCATGATGCCATGCGGACCTTTGCGCACAACCACATCCACGGCGCTCCGGTCATGGATGGGGATCGTCTTCTCGGTATCGTGACCCTGACCGATATCGCCTGCAGTTATGAACGCGGCACCGATTTTTCCGCCGCGGTTACGGAGGTGATGACGCACGATGTTGTCAGGGCAGACGCAGATACCCCCTTTTATGACGTGATCCGGCGCTTCAAGGAGCGGGAGATCGGGAGACTGATCGTCGTTGATGAGGACAGACCGATCGGCATCATTACCCAGTCAGACATCATTGGAGTCTTCCCGGCACTATAA
- a CDS encoding HesA/MoeB/ThiF family protein: protein MLSSDRYIRQKETVGEGGQELLQAATVLIAGAGGLGSPAALYCAAAGVGRIRIVDHDAVEESNLNRQILHTGDAIGRPKVVSAAARIGALNDDVEIEPLRLRIDPESVGTVVRGADLIIDAMDSYESRYILNTAALAAGIPLIHGAVKGYYGQVTVIRPGVTPCLRCILPVPPAPEKTDVIGPTCGIVGSIQAMEAIKLITGEGKPLEGRVLLIDGKNGRADEMPVEREAECPDCGGIMRPPMEEL from the coding sequence ATGCTGTCGTCCGACCGTTACATCAGGCAGAAAGAGACCGTCGGCGAGGGTGGTCAGGAACTCCTTCAGGCTGCCACCGTCCTGATCGCCGGCGCTGGAGGGCTTGGAAGTCCGGCAGCGCTCTACTGTGCCGCTGCAGGTGTGGGAAGGATTCGGATTGTCGATCATGATGCCGTCGAAGAGAGTAACCTGAACCGGCAGATCCTCCATACCGGGGATGCAATCGGCAGACCGAAGGTGGTCTCTGCGGCCGCCCGCATCGGGGCATTGAACGATGACGTCGAGATCGAACCCCTCAGACTCCGGATCGACCCGGAGAGTGTGGGGACGGTTGTGCGCGGTGCCGATCTGATCATCGATGCCATGGATTCCTACGAGTCGCGGTATATCCTCAACACGGCGGCCCTTGCGGCCGGAATCCCCCTGATTCACGGGGCGGTGAAGGGTTATTATGGGCAGGTGACGGTGATCCGGCCTGGTGTGACCCCCTGTCTCCGATGCATTCTGCCCGTTCCTCCCGCACCGGAGAAGACAGACGTCATTGGCCCCACGTGCGGGATTGTCGGTTCCATTCAGGCGATGGAAGCGATAAAGTTGATAACCGGAGAAGGAAAGCCCCTTGAAGGCAGAGTTCTCCTCATTGATGGAAAAAACGGTAGGGCTGATGAAATGCCAGTCGAACGTGAGGCTGAGTGTCCGGACTGTGGCGGCATTATGAGACCGCCCATGGAGGAGTTATGA
- a CDS encoding histone family protein, whose amino-acid sequence MGELPIAPVGRIIKNAGAERVSADGSEALAVLMEEFGTAMAKEAIKLTRHAGRKTVKSVDIKMAAEILK is encoded by the coding sequence ATGGGCGAACTACCGATTGCACCTGTGGGGAGAATCATCAAGAACGCCGGCGCCGAGCGGGTCAGTGCCGACGGTAGCGAAGCGCTGGCAGTGCTGATGGAAGAGTTTGGGACGGCGATGGCAAAAGAGGCGATCAAGCTCACCCGTCATGCCGGCCGCAAGACCGTCAAGTCCGTCGACATCAAGATGGCAGCAGAGATCCTCAAATAA
- a CDS encoding LL-diaminopimelate aminotransferase produces the protein MYSQRLENLPPYLFARIDALKAQKRKEGVDVIDLGVGDPDLPTPGHIVDAMVNAVKDPKNHHYPAYEGMAAYREAVAGWYNTRFSVSLDPAEEVVALMGSKDGIAHIPEAFVNPGEYVLVPDPGYPVYSTSTLFAEGRVHLMPLLEENNFLPLLEDIPGDVLERAKLLFFNYPNNPTAATAPMSFFDEVVAFAREHDIVVVHDNAYSEITFDGYRAPSFLEADGAREVGVEMHSLSKTYNMTGWRIGMAVGNKEVLSGLGRVKSNVDSGVFDAVQHAAITALSGPQQCIADACTVYQERRDALVRGLSDLGYDVQAPKATFYVWMPVDDCMATAARFLDEAGVVVTPGVGFGESGAGYVRFAITRSVERIQEAVERIGRIGA, from the coding sequence ATGTATTCGCAGAGGCTGGAGAACCTGCCACCCTATCTTTTTGCCCGGATAGATGCCCTGAAGGCCCAGAAGAGAAAGGAAGGTGTTGATGTCATCGACCTCGGTGTCGGCGACCCTGATCTTCCGACACCCGGTCACATCGTCGATGCGATGGTCAATGCGGTGAAAGATCCGAAAAACCATCATTATCCGGCGTACGAAGGAATGGCCGCGTACCGCGAAGCGGTTGCCGGATGGTACAACACCAGGTTTTCGGTCTCGCTCGATCCCGCAGAGGAAGTCGTCGCCCTGATGGGGTCCAAAGACGGGATTGCCCATATCCCCGAGGCCTTCGTGAACCCCGGCGAGTATGTGCTCGTTCCCGACCCCGGGTATCCGGTCTACAGCACCTCGACCCTCTTTGCCGAGGGACGGGTCCATCTCATGCCACTCCTTGAAGAGAATAATTTCCTCCCGCTTCTCGAGGATATTCCCGGCGATGTTCTCGAGCGGGCAAAGCTCCTCTTTTTCAACTATCCGAACAACCCGACGGCGGCGACGGCACCGATGTCCTTTTTTGATGAGGTCGTTGCCTTCGCCCGGGAGCACGATATCGTCGTCGTCCACGACAACGCCTACTCAGAGATCACCTTCGACGGTTACCGGGCGCCCTCCTTCCTGGAGGCGGACGGTGCACGGGAGGTGGGTGTGGAGATGCACTCCCTCTCCAAGACCTACAACATGACCGGATGGCGGATCGGTATGGCCGTCGGCAACAAGGAAGTGCTCTCGGGCCTCGGTCGGGTGAAGTCCAATGTCGATTCCGGGGTCTTCGATGCAGTCCAGCATGCAGCGATCACCGCTCTTTCCGGGCCGCAGCAGTGCATCGCTGATGCCTGCACTGTCTACCAGGAGCGGCGGGACGCTCTGGTCCGGGGTCTCAGTGATCTCGGCTACGATGTGCAGGCACCGAAGGCGACCTTCTATGTCTGGATGCCGGTGGACGACTGTATGGCAACCGCCGCCCGGTTCCTCGATGAAGCGGGCGTCGTCGTCACACCGGGCGTCGGTTTCGGTGAGAGCGGAGCGGGCTATGTGCGGTTCGCCATCACCCGCTCGGTGGAGCGTATCCAGGAGGCCGTGGAGCGTATCGGGAGGATCGGAGCATGA
- a CDS encoding phosphoglycolate phosphatase: MLKAVITDIDGTLTDRRRRLSTEAIRTIRSLVDAGITVVVASGNTVCSLDMLCKMIGTDGSIIGENGGLYRFRYDGQIHVTGRQSVCWDAYHRIEEHFIAQGEVLTLYSPEYRFADVAFARTVDPVEAAGVIEGMPVRVIDTGFAIHLQYEGISKGSALGDLALLMGLEPSDFLAIGDSENDTDMIRRAGVGAAVGNATDDLRKAADYVSKKKYGDGFVEIIEKYRPEIV, encoded by the coding sequence GTGCTGAAGGCGGTTATAACTGATATCGACGGTACACTCACCGACCGGCGGCGGCGTCTCTCCACCGAGGCGATCAGGACGATCAGGAGTCTTGTGGACGCCGGCATAACGGTGGTTGTTGCCAGCGGGAATACGGTCTGCTCCCTTGACATGCTCTGCAAGATGATCGGGACCGACGGCAGCATTATCGGCGAAAACGGCGGCCTTTACCGTTTCCGTTATGATGGGCAGATCCATGTCACCGGTCGCCAGTCTGTCTGCTGGGATGCGTATCACCGGATTGAGGAGCACTTCATCGCGCAGGGAGAGGTGCTGACACTCTACTCCCCCGAATACCGGTTCGCCGACGTTGCATTCGCGCGGACCGTCGATCCGGTCGAGGCGGCGGGGGTGATCGAGGGGATGCCGGTCCGGGTGATCGATACCGGGTTTGCGATCCACCTCCAGTACGAAGGAATATCAAAGGGTTCGGCCCTCGGCGACCTCGCCCTTCTCATGGGGCTGGAACCCTCGGATTTTCTTGCAATCGGAGATTCCGAGAATGACACCGATATGATCCGCCGCGCCGGTGTCGGTGCCGCCGTTGGCAATGCAACCGACGATCTGAGAAAAGCCGCCGATTACGTCTCTAAAAAGAAATATGGGGACGGTTTCGTCGAAATTATTGAGAAATACCGCCCGGAAATAGTCTGA
- the fen gene encoding flap endonuclease-1, translating into MGVALRDILEDYRQDVDPGTLRGAIAVDAFNALYQFLTIIRQPDGTPLMDGEGRITSHLSGLFFRNINFLESGMRPVYVFDGAPPDLKAETVAKRREVRDAAGERWKEALVRGDTEEAYRQARQSARIDDAIIASSERLLDLMGIPWCVAPSEGEAQAAYMAMQGDVSAAASQDYDALLFGAPSLVRNLTVSGKRRFRGRTVVVRPERIELAAVLNGLSLDREQLVEIAILVGTDFNPGIRGVGAKTALKIVGKGEFEKVLEEKAPEFDPEPVRSFFLNPPVSTDYRLEWGEADREGIIGMLCDEYAFSTGRVEAALEKIGVRSGQRTLDAWF; encoded by the coding sequence ATGGGTGTTGCACTCAGGGATATTCTTGAGGACTATCGGCAGGATGTGGACCCCGGAACCCTCCGTGGCGCCATTGCCGTGGATGCATTCAATGCACTCTACCAGTTTCTGACGATCATCAGGCAGCCTGACGGCACGCCCCTGATGGACGGCGAGGGACGGATCACGTCCCATCTCTCGGGACTGTTCTTCAGGAACATCAACTTCCTGGAGAGCGGGATGCGCCCGGTCTATGTCTTCGACGGCGCGCCCCCGGACCTGAAGGCCGAAACCGTGGCAAAACGCCGCGAGGTGAGGGACGCCGCAGGTGAACGCTGGAAGGAGGCACTGGTCCGCGGGGACACCGAGGAGGCCTATCGGCAGGCCCGGCAGTCGGCCCGTATCGACGATGCGATCATCGCGTCGTCCGAGCGCCTGCTCGACCTGATGGGCATCCCCTGGTGTGTTGCGCCGAGCGAGGGAGAGGCCCAGGCGGCGTATATGGCAATGCAGGGGGACGTTTCAGCCGCCGCATCACAGGATTACGATGCCCTCCTCTTTGGCGCCCCTTCGCTGGTCCGAAACCTGACGGTCTCCGGGAAACGGCGGTTCCGTGGTAGGACGGTCGTGGTCAGGCCCGAACGGATCGAACTTGCCGCCGTCCTCAATGGTCTCTCCCTGGACCGGGAACAGCTCGTCGAGATCGCCATCCTTGTCGGGACCGATTTCAACCCGGGGATACGGGGGGTCGGGGCGAAGACCGCCCTGAAGATTGTCGGAAAGGGAGAGTTCGAGAAAGTGCTGGAGGAGAAAGCCCCTGAGTTCGATCCCGAACCGGTGCGCTCCTTCTTCCTCAACCCCCCGGTCTCGACCGATTACCGCCTCGAGTGGGGAGAAGCAGACAGAGAGGGGATCATCGGGATGCTCTGTGACGAATACGCCTTCTCAACAGGCAGGGTGGAGGCGGCACTCGAAAAGATCGGTGTGCGGTCTGGACAGCGCACGCTGGACGCCTGGTTTTAA